A single Bufo bufo chromosome 6, aBufBuf1.1, whole genome shotgun sequence DNA region contains:
- the C3AR1 gene encoding C3a anaphylatoxin chemotactic receptor, translating to MFNGSDENLVPAVSHFHNQETVFTTLVYVITFLVGVPGNILVLWVTGVKMKKTVNTVWFWNLAVADIMCCLSLPLSTVQLYYKEWLFGAALCKIIPAIVILNMFASVFTLVAISIDRCVQVVLPVWAQNHRSLPMAWFVCLVIWILSFTMSLPVFLYRRFLTDHNVTSCEYQFGGHDYPSYFVDDSFYLNYEDLTNLNESEAPFMVLEDHHFSMHNQVSVDEVTITVTRMLFGFLFPLLIITACYIRLALKVQNSRFLKVGKKTTKVVYGIIVAFCVTWAPYHIIGMVLLYDQNQIVRKLNNVSVALAFSNSCINPVLYVFMGKGFKAKMSQSLRQLMESAFSEEVTKTTERSKTKSSIQNSVDL from the coding sequence ATGTTCAATGGAAGTGATGAGAATCTTGTCCCAGCCGTATCACACTTTCATAACCAAGAGACTGTGTTCACAACACTGGTATATGTGATCACCTTTCTGGTGGGCGTCCCTGGTAATATTCTGGTGCTTTGGGTTACTGGTGTGAAGATGAAGAAAACAGTGAACACGGTTTGGTTCTGGAACCTGGCTGTGGCCGACATCATGTGCTGTCTGTCTCTTCCACTGTCCACCGTCCAGTTATATTACAAGGAATGGTTGTTTGGAGCTGCACTCTGCAAGATCATCCCAGCCATAGTCATCCTTAACATGTTTGCCAGCGTCTTCACCTTGGTGGCCATTAGCATTGACCGCTGCGTTCAGGTAGTCCTGCCGGTGTGGGCCCAGAATCACCGCAGCCTACCAATGGCCTGGTTTGTCTGCTTGGTTATCTGGATACTATCGTTCACTATGTCCTTACCCGTCTTTCTCTACAGAAGGTTCTTAACAGACCACAATGTCACCAGCTGCGAGTACCAGTTTGGCGGCCATGATTACCCCAGTTATTTTGTTGATGACAGCTTTTACTTAAATTATGAAGACCTTACCAACCTTAATGAATCTGAAGCTCCTTTCATGGTTCTTGAAGACCACCACTTCAGTATGCACAACCAAGTCTCCGTTGATGAAGTCACCATCACAGTGACACGTATGTTGTTTGGTTTCTTGTTCCCTCTCTTGATTATCACTGCCTGTTACATTCGTCTGGCTCTAAAAGTACAAAACAGCAGGTTCCTCAAGGTGGGCAAAAAGACTACCAAGGTGGTCTACGGCATCATTGTGGCCTTCTGCGTGACCTGGGCTCCTTACCACATCATTGGCATGGTCCTCTTGTATgatcaaaaccaaatagtgaggaAACTAAACAATGTCTCTGTGGCCTTGGCTTTCTCCAACAGCTGCATCAACCCAGTTCTCTACGTCTTCATGGGCAAGGGCTTCAAGGCTAAGATGAGTCAGTCTTTGCGGCAGCTCATGGAGAGCGCCTTTAGTGAAGAAGTGACTAAAACCACCGAACGTAGCAAGACTAAAAGCTCCATCCAAAACAGTGTGGACTTATAA